The region GGCTGAGTTAAAAAGAGGGCGATGGAAAAGGGAGTCGCAAGTTTAAAGCTAAGTTCCGACCGCGTCACCGCCGGACGGGGTTTGGCCCGCCTTAGGGGCTGTGTATACTGGCCGACTTTTAACGCCCTGGAACCTCCTTAAATGGTCGATCACCTGATTGCATTTGCCACCACCCACTATCTGCTTGTCGGCATCTTCGCCGTTCTGCTGGCTTTGCTGATCGCCCACGAGATGAAGGGCGGCGGCCGCAGCCTCAGCACCGGTGAGCTGACCGGGCTGCTCAACCGTGAAGAAGGCGTGGTGATCGACATCCGTTCGACCAAGGATTTCTCCGCCGGCCACATTGTTGGCGCGTTGAACATTCCTCACGACAAACTGACCGCGCGTGTCGGCGAACTGGAAAAGCACAAGGCCAAGACCATCATCCTGGTCGACGCTCAAGGCCAGACTTCCGGCACCCATGCCCGCGAGCTGATGAAATCCGGCTTCACCGCCGCCAAGCTCTCCGGCGGCATTGCCAGCTGGAAAGGCGACAATCTGCCGCTGGTGAAGTGATATGAGCAACGTCGTCGTCTATTCCAGCGATTACTGCCCTTATTGCTCGCGAGCCAAATACCTGCTCGAGAACAAAGGCGTAGCCTTCGAAGAGATCAAGGTCGATGGCAAGCCACAAGTGCGTGCCGAGATGTCCAAAAAGGCTGGGCGCACGTCCGTACCGCAAATTTGGATCGGCAGCACCCACGTCGGCGGTTGTGATGATTTGTTTGCTCTGGAGCGCGCCGGCAAGCTCGACGCGCTGCTCAAGGCCTGAATTCCCTTCCCTCTTACAAGACCCAAGATCAGAAAGGATCTGAGATGACTGACCAACAGAACACTGCAGCCAGCGAAGAAGAAACCGCACCGCAATTCTCCTTGCAGCGCATCTACGTGCGTGACTTGTCTTTCGAGGCCCCGAAAAGCCCGGCGATCTTCCGCCAGCAGTGGGAGCCGAGTGTCGGTCTGGATCTGAACACCCGTCAAAAGGCCCTGGAAGGTGACTTCCACGAAGTCGTACTGACCTTGTCCGTGACCGTGAAAAACGGTGATGAAGTGGCGTTCATCGCTGAAGTGCAACAGGCCGGGATCTTCCTGGTCAAGAACCTGGACGAGGCTTCGATGAGCCACACGTTGGGCGCGTTCTGTCCGAACATCCTGTTCCCGTATGCTCGCGAGACCCTGGACAGCCTGGTGACCCGTGGTTCGTTCCCGGCACTGATGCTGGCGCCGGTGAACTTCGATGCGCTGTACGCGCAAGAGCTGCAACGTTTGCAGACGGCTGGCGAAACCCCAACTGTGCAATAAGCGTTCAATGCAGTAACGAAAAAAGCGCCGTAACAGGCGCTTTTTTCATGGGCGGCGCAATGATCGTTCTCACGCGCGTGGGAACGATCAAAGGGTTACTTGAAACCGAGTTGGCGCCAGCCTTCGTACACGGCAACCGCCACGGTGTTCGACAGGTTCAGGCTGCGGCAGCCTTCGCGCATTGGCAGGCGCAGGCGTTGTTCGCCGGGCAGTGCGTCGAGCACCTCGGCTGGCAGGCCTCGGCTTTCCGGGCCGAAGAGAAAGGCATCGCCCTCGGCGAAGCTAGCGTCATGGAAGGGCCGCGAGCCTTTGGTGGTAAAGGCGAACAACCTTGGATGGCCAAGGCTTTCCAGGCAACTGGCCAAGTCGGCGTGACGTTGCAGGGTGGCGTACTCGTGGTAATCGAGGCCGGCCCGGCGCAGACGCTTGTCGTCCATGTCGAAGCCCAGCGGTTCGATCAAATGCAGGTGGCAGCCACTGTTGGCGCACAGCCTGATAACGTTGCCGGTATTCGGCGGAATTTCTGGTTGGAAGAGGATGACGTGAAACATGCACGGCTCCGAAGGTAAAGATGAGCAGCATTCTACGCCGCAAGCCGATCCGCGTTCGAAACTATTCCCGCGGGTGATCGGGTCGCTGGCGATTGTCGGGATCATGGTGGGGCTGATGATTGGTCGCCTGACCACCCCCGACCCCAGCCAATTGCAGCAGGTGGAGGTCACGAACGACGGACTTGTGGTGTGGTTCAACAACGAACCGAAGATTCACGGCGAGGTAGTCGACGGCAGTGTGGCGTTGTTGTTCGACGCGGCTGGCAAAGCTCAGAAAGGTCAGCTCAAGGTCAACGACAAGGGCGTGAACTGGCGAGTTCGTTTGAGTGATGGGGGGTTGTTGCTGACGGTGATTGCTGCGCGCCCACTTCAGGGCGATTGGGCTGGCCGCGCGGTCGATGACCGCTGGCGGCTGGAGATTCACCTGCGAGAGCAATAAAAGAGGGAGTCCCCGGCCTGCCTGTACCAAGGTTCCCAAAACGGCGGGGCCCGCGCATAGCGGCGAGAGCCCGGTGTAAAGAAGGAATCCCTGACCTGCCTGTATCAGGGACCCCAAAACGGAGCAGGCTCGTCGCGTGTGCGGTGTGAGCCTTGTGTAAAGAGGGGAATCCCCGGCCTGCCTGTACCAAGGTCCCCGAAACTGGGTAGTGAACTGAATCACTGATTGGACTGTTGCAGGGCGCGTGCCAGGTTTTAATAACGTCCAGCAAAAAAGCGTTATTAGGCGCTAAAAGCCCCGAGATACGGGGCTTTGTCGTTTTTTTTGAGTGGGTTTTATTGCGCTTGGAGGCGGGGTTTGCGGTCAACGGTTGTGCGCGATTGCGGTTCACAGTGCATTGCGGCGGTGCATTCGGCCCCAAATGCATCGCGGGCAAGCCCGCTCTCACAAGGATCAAGGGCCTTCACTCGATCGTGAAAACACTGAAAATCCACTGTGTGAGCGGGCTTGCCCGCGATGGGGTCTAACGATCAGCGCAGATTAAGAGGTTGTTTAGCCCTCATCCCCTTCATCATCATCCCCGCCATCAACTTTCATCCCCAATTCCTTGATCTTGCGCGTCAGGGTATTGCGCCCCCAGCCCAGCAGCACGGCGGCATCGCGGCGGCGGCCGGCGGTATGTTTGAGGGCGGTTTCGATCATGATCCGCTCGAAGGCCGGTACGGCGCTGTCGAGCAGGCTCGACTGGCCGCGGCCCAGCGCTTGGTCTGCCCACTGGCGCAGCGCCTGCTCCCAATTGGTGGCCGGTGCTGCATCCTGCGGCAGGCTCAGCAGTTCTGGCGGCAGGTCGCTGATGTGTACTTCGCGACCTGAAGCCATCACCGTGATCCAGCGGCAGGTGTTCTCCAGCTGGCGCACGTTGCCGCCCCACGGCAGGTTCTTCAGGTATTCCTCGGTCTCGCTTTTGAGCAGCTTCGGCTCTACCGCCATTTCCTGGGCGGCGCGGCCAAGGAAGTGTTTGGCGAGGGTCGGGATGTCTTCGCGACGGTCCGATAACCGTGGGATATGAATACGGATCACGTTGAGGCGATGGAACAAGTCTTCGCGAAATTTCCCGGCGTGTACCAGGGTTTCCAGATTCTGGTGGGTCGCGGCGATGATTCGTACATCAACCTTGACTGGCGTATGACCGCCAACACGATAGAATTCGCCGTCGGCGAGCACCCGTAGCAAACGGGTCTGGGTGTCTGCCGGCATGTCGCCGATTTCATCGAGGAACAGCGTGCCGCCGTCGGCTTGTTCAAAACGCCCGCGCCGCAGATTGGCGGCACCGGTGAACGCCCCTTTCTCATGTCCGAACAGCTCGGATTCCATCAAGTCTTTAGGGATTGCCGCCATGTTCAGCGCAATGAACGGCGAGGCCGCACGTGGGCTGTGACGATGCAGGGCGTGGGCGACCAGCTCTTTGCCAGTCCCGGATTCACCGTTGATCAGCACTGTGATGTTGGAGTGGCTCAAGCGCCCAATGGCGCGAAAAACTTCCTGCATCGCCGGCGCTTCGCCAATGATTTCCGGGGTGCGGGTCAGGGTTGGGACGACTTCCAGACCTTGCTGTTCCTGCGCGTGCAGGTTGGCGCGCTTGACCAGCGATACCGCTTCGTCCACATCAAACGGTTTGGGCAGGTATTCAAACGCCCCGCCCTGATAGGAGGCTACCGCGCTGTCGAGGTCGGAGTGAGCGGTCATGATAATGACCGGCAGCCGTGGGTGTTGTTCGCGAATCCGCGCCAAAAGGTCCAGACCGCTGGCGCCCGGCATGCGAATGTCGGAGATGATCACGTCCGGCTGCTGACGTGCCAGGCGGCTCATCACGCCATCGGCGCTGTCAAAGCTCTGCGTGGTCATGCCTTCCTGTTGCAAGGCTTTTTCCAGGACCCAACGGATAGAACGGTCGTCATCGACGATCCACACGGTTTCACTACGGCTCATGTCGATGTGGCTCCTTGTTCCAGTGGCAGAAAGATCGAGAAGGTGGTGTGGCCTGGATGGCTTTCACATTCGATCAGGCCCTGGTGCTGGCTGATGATGTTCTGAGTAATGGCCAGGCCCAGCCCTGTACCGTCGGGGCGGCCGCTGACCATTGGGAAGAAAATGGTGTCTTGCAGTTCGCTGGGAATCCCTGGACCGTTGTCGATAATTTCGATCTTGGTCACCAAGCGATGACGAATGTGGCCGATGGTGAACTGGCGCATGGCGCGGGTGCGCAAACTGATGCGGCCCAGACGCAGCTCATTCTGGCTGCTGATGGCCTGCATGGCGTTGCGCACGATGTTCAATACGGCCTGAATCATTTGCTCGCGGTCGATCAACACGTCGGGAATGCTGGGGTCATAATCGCGCACCAATGTGATGCAACCCTGGCTTTCAGCCTCGACCAAGTGACACACGCGCTCCAATACTTCATGAACATTGCACATGGCCAGCGACGGCAGTTTGTTGGAGCCGAGCATCCGGTCCACCAAGTTACGCAGGCGGTCGGCTTCTTCGATGATGACGTTGGTGTAGTCGCGCAGGCTCTCTTCTGGCAGTTCGCGGGCTAGCAATTGCGCCGCTCCACGGATCCCGCCCAAGGGGTTTTTGATTTCATGAGCCAGGCCGCGTACCAGCATCTTGCTGGTTTCCTGCTTGGACAACTGCGCCTCTTCCTTGGTTATTCGCAGCAAGCGGTCGCGCGGGTGGACTTCCAGCAGCAGCAGGGTGTCGCCGTTGCTCAGGATGGGGGTCACCGCGTAATCAACCGTCAGGGTCTGGCCAGTCAGGGCGGTAAGCATCGCTTCGCGCTTAGTGAACGGATGCGCTTGCTCGACGGCCTGGCGCAGCGAATTGAGCGCCTCGGTGGACTCGGTAAACAACTCACTGATGAATTGGCCATGGCTACGCTGGCCACTGATAGCCAACAGCATCTCTGCCGCCGGGTTCATGTACTCAAGGCGCAATTCGGCGTCGAGCAGAATGGTTGCGGTGGTCAGGTTATCGAGTAGCAAGCGGTGCAGTGCGTCGCTTATGGTCATCAGGACCTCTTTTGGAGCAGGGCGCGCGCAAGAACTAAGCGCTGATGCAGGGAAAATGCAAAAACCAAACCAAAGCTCCGAAAAGAAGCGTTTAAGGCCTGAAAAGGGCGTTTTACGCTCGATCGCGTGGCGTTATGCCAGCTTTTGCGGGTACTTTCGAACCAAAATGGATTTGGATGTGGGAACGGTGCAACGTATCGCACCAATATAGTGCGCAAACCTGGGTGAGGTTAAAAAAACTTAAGGAAGGGATTTTTTTCTTCTGCGGGTTTGTCTTTGAGCGGGCATTCGGGCCGCTGACCGTAATCGGTGAGGGTGCAGGGCGTGACCTGGCGCTTCTGCGCGAGGGAGATGCGCAGCATGTGAAACGGTTGGTTGGCCGTGCGCTCGACGATTCGGCCCTGTTCGTCGAGGATTTCCACTGACAGGTTATGGCTGCCCCGGTCGATGTTGCTCAGTGCAAACACCGGGCTGGGGCCGGGCTCGGCGGTAGGCTTGCCGTCCAGCAGCAAACGATAGCGATGGCCCTTTTGCAGGCCTGGTTCGCTGGTGACGCTGACGATCAGTTCGCCGGCACTGCTGCGTATCGTGGCATCAGGCTCGGGCACCAGCACACGAAGCATGTCGTAGCGGAACAGCGGTTGTTGTTCAGTTTTTTGCGCGGTGATCAGCGGTTTTGCGTTGCTGGGGTTGGCGGTCATGCGGTTGCCGGTGGCCAGCGGGACGCGCTTGGCACTGCCAGTGCGTGGCTGGTCGGTGAAGACCCGGTTGCCCTGTGCATCGACATAGGTATAGACGTCAGCCATCGCCGGGAAAGCGATCAGGCACGCGATCAGCAGCCAGCCCTTCAAGGCGTATGCACCCGTTGCACGGTGAGTGCCACGCTCGGGCTTTGTTGCACGACGTTGTTCCCGTCGATTACTTGCACCGCGAGACTGTGGTCGCCGCGATCAATATTCACCAGTTGCAGGATCGGCACGTTGCTCGGTTGGCCGTAAGGCTGGTTGTCCAGCAAGAGCCTGAGTAGATGCGGGGCCTGCAGCCGCGGTTTGATCAGGACGCTGACGGTGAAGGTGCCGTTGTTGGCACGCAGGGCTTCTTCGGTGGGCAGTCCGGTCAGTTCCAGCACCTCGTAGGCGCTGCGCGGCTGCTGGCTGCTGCTGGTGGCTGTGGGCGAGGCTGGTGGGCGGGCCGGCTGGTGCTCAACGCTGTTAAGCGGCGGCAATTCCACCGGCTGCGCTTTGACGCCATCGGGCGGCTGGTTGCTGTAGGCGGTGTTGCCTGAGGCATCGGTGTACTTGTAGATCTGCGCGGCAGCGGGCAGGGCGACCAACAGCAACATCAATAGAAAACCACGACCCATAAATTCAACCAGAAACGAAAGCGTTGGGTTGCAGCATAGGCCACGGCGGAGGGCTTGGCATCGGTTGCTTACATTCCGTTATTCAAATCGTCGGCGTCGCTTTCGCCCGCAGGCTCGACGCGCGGCGCCTGAGTGAGCCGTTATGAGACTGTCTTTAGGCATCAAGAACTAAGGCAGCCTGTGCGGCTGGCGCCTATTTCGCGCCGTTCAGGCAGGGCGCTAACACTTCGCGCAAACCGCTGGCCTCGGTAGGCAAAATAAATTTGGCAATCAGTGGCTTGTCGCCTTTTTGTGTTGAGGGCACTGTCAACGTGACGAGCTGGCCGATGGCAGCCTTCGTCAGCCAAAAGCGCAACTCGCTTTTGCTGGCGCTCATCGCGAATTCGAACACCCAGCCATCGTCTTGCAGGCGCCTTACTGAGCCAAAGCCACTTATCCGGTAGTCGATGTGGGCGCGCCTGGCGGTGCTCATGCGCAGCGGGCCGTGCAGGGTTGCGTTCGGACCTTCATAGGCGTCGGCGTTGAAGCCCAATCGCTGCGTAGGGATTATCAATGAGAGATGGGCGTGGCAGCCGACCTGCAAAAGCGCTTGGCTGGTCTTGCTTCCATAGGACGCTTTGCCGTCGAGAAGTGCCATTTGATAAGGGTTTTCGGCGTCAGGTTTTTCTACCTGCCAGTGCATCAGCGAGGTCACGGAGCCCAAGCTGTCGGCCATTGCGCAAGCCGGTGTCAGCATCCCCGCGAGCAGCGTGAGCGAGCAAAGTAAGGCGTGCCCGGATTTCATCGATGGCGCCTCGCAAAAACCGTGACAGTAGACGATGTTTTCTTGAGCGGCTTGCTCAATTGATATCAAGAGAATGCCAAACCTTCGGTCTCTACTCGTCGCCCACAAAAAAGGCCTCCCGAAGGAGGCCTCATTTTTGTCACGCCGCTTGCGCAGGCGCTACCGGATCAGCAGCTGTAGTACAGCTCGTATTCCAGTGGGTGTACGAAGGTGCGGACCTTGATTTCTTCTTCGCTTTTCAGAGCGATGTAAGCGTCGATGAAGTCATCGGAGAACACGCCGCCTTTAGTCAGGAACGCGCGACCTTTGTCCAGCTCTTCCAGGGCTTCTTTCAGGCTGCCGCACACTTGTGGGATCTCTTTCGCCTCTTCAGGCGGCAGGTCATACAGGTTTTTGTCAGCTGCGTCGCCAGGGTGGATCTTGTTCTGGATGCCGTCCAGGCCAGCCATTACCAAGGCTGCGAAGGCCAGGTACGGGTTAGCCGCTGGATCCGGGAAGCGTGCTTCGATACGGCGAGCGCGAGGGCTGGACACGTAAGGAATACGGATCGAGGCGGAACGGTTGCGAGCCGAGTAGGCCAGCATGACCGGTGCTTCGAAACCTGGGACCAGACGCTTGTAGGAGTTGGTCGACGGGTTGGTAAAGCCGTTCAGCGCCTTGCCGTGCTTGATGATGCCGCCGATGAAGTACAGGGCGGTATCGGACAGGCCGGCATAGCCTTCGCCAGCGAAGGTGTTTTTGCCATCTTTGGCGATGGACAGGTGAACGTGCATACCCGAACCGTTGTCGCCGTACAGCGGCTTAGGCATGAAGGTCGCGGTGCGACCGTAGGCATCAGCAACGTTGTGGACGCAGTATTTCAGGGTCTGAACTTCGTCAGCCTTAGCGACCAGGGTGTTGAACTTCACACCGATTTCGTTCTGACCGGCAGTGGCCACTTCGTGGTGGTGAACTTCGATGACCAGGCCCATCTCTTCCATGGCGTTGCACATGGAGGTACGGATTTCGTGGTCATGGTCGAATGGCGGAACAGGGAAGTAGCCGCCTTTGACGCCTGGACGGTGGCCTTTGTTGCCGCCTTCGATGTCCTGGTCGGACATCCAGGAACCCTGTTCGGAGTAGATTTTGAACATCGAGCCGGAGATGTCGGACTTGAACTTCACCGAATCAAAGATGAAGAACTCTGGCTCTGGACCGACGAACACGGTGTCGCCGATACCGGTGGACTTCAGGTATTCCTCGGCACGTTTGGCGATGGCGCGTGGGTCGCGGTCATAGCCTTGCATGGTCGACGGCTCGATCACGTCGCAGACGATGATCAGCGTAGTGTCTTCGGTGAATGGGTCGAGGACGGCAGTGCTGTCGTCCGGCATCAGGATCATGTCGGAAGCTTCGATGCCTTTCCAGCCAGCGATGGAGGAACCGTCGAACATTTTGCCTTCTTCGAAGAAAGCATCATCCAGCGCATCGCGAGCCGGCATGGTCACGTGGTGCTGAGTGCCTTTGGTGTCCGTGAAGCGCAGATCAATCCACTTGACGTCATGATCTTTGATGAGTTGAACCGACTTCGACATAGTGTCCTCCGGGTGGCTTCGGGCGGGTATTGGATGCCCTTAGAATTTGGGTGATGCCGGCGCGAATACTCTGCCATGGCAACCTGCCTCACAAGGGAGCAAATTGCATGCCAGTGCCCCACCATGGGTTTTTTGCCCCAATATCACGCTTATAAAGGCATGAGGTGTCGCAAAACTGAAAATCACGCTCTTAAATGTAGCGCTCAAATCTCGGAATGACCTGTTTTGGTGCGCGAAAAACCATCTGCACATAAACTGGTCAAACCTTGAGCAATTTCCGCTATAATCCGCGCCCCCCTTTTTCGGCTGGCCCTCTGCGCGCTGTTTTCATGAAACTAATCGTAAAAGTCTTCCCCGAGATCACCATCAAGAGCCGCCCGGTACGGATGCGTTTCATCCGCCAATTGGCTAAAAACATCCGTGCCGTGCTCCGCGATCTGGACCCGGCTGTGGTGGTGAACGGCGTGTGGGACAACCTCGAGCTGGAAACCCGCATCAGTGAGCCCAAAGCGCTGAAGGAGATGACTGAGCGCCTGAGTTGTATGCCAGGCATCGCGCATTTTCTGCAGGTAGATGAATACCCGTTGGGCGACTTCGACGACATCGTCGCCAAGTGCAAGCAGCACTACGGCGATGCATTGGCCGGGAAGGTTTTTTCGGTGCGCTGCAAGCGCGGCGGACACCACGACTTCTCATCCATGGATGTCGAAAAATACGTCGGCAGCCAGCTGCGTCGTCAGTGCGGCGCCGCCGGGATTTCCCTGAAAGAGCCAGAAATCGAAGTTCGCATGGAAATTCGCGACCAACGGTTGTACGTGATCCACAGCCAGCACAACAGCATCGGTGGTTATCCGCTAGGTGCCCTGGAGCAGACGCTGGTATTGATGTCAGGCGGCTTTGACTCGACAGTC is a window of Pseudomonas sp. DC1.2 DNA encoding:
- a CDS encoding rhodanese-like domain-containing protein; amino-acid sequence: MVDHLIAFATTHYLLVGIFAVLLALLIAHEMKGGGRSLSTGELTGLLNREEGVVIDIRSTKDFSAGHIVGALNIPHDKLTARVGELEKHKAKTIILVDAQGQTSGTHARELMKSGFTAAKLSGGIASWKGDNLPLVK
- the grxC gene encoding glutaredoxin 3 encodes the protein MSNVVVYSSDYCPYCSRAKYLLENKGVAFEEIKVDGKPQVRAEMSKKAGRTSVPQIWIGSTHVGGCDDLFALERAGKLDALLKA
- the secB gene encoding protein-export chaperone SecB → MTDQQNTAASEEETAPQFSLQRIYVRDLSFEAPKSPAIFRQQWEPSVGLDLNTRQKALEGDFHEVVLTLSVTVKNGDEVAFIAEVQQAGIFLVKNLDEASMSHTLGAFCPNILFPYARETLDSLVTRGSFPALMLAPVNFDALYAQELQRLQTAGETPTVQ
- a CDS encoding tRNA (cytidine(34)-2'-O)-methyltransferase codes for the protein MFHVILFQPEIPPNTGNVIRLCANSGCHLHLIEPLGFDMDDKRLRRAGLDYHEYATLQRHADLASCLESLGHPRLFAFTTKGSRPFHDASFAEGDAFLFGPESRGLPAEVLDALPGEQRLRLPMREGCRSLNLSNTVAVAVYEGWRQLGFK
- the ntrC gene encoding nitrogen regulation protein NR(I), producing MSRSETVWIVDDDRSIRWVLEKALQQEGMTTQSFDSADGVMSRLARQQPDVIISDIRMPGASGLDLLARIREQHPRLPVIIMTAHSDLDSAVASYQGGAFEYLPKPFDVDEAVSLVKRANLHAQEQQGLEVVPTLTRTPEIIGEAPAMQEVFRAIGRLSHSNITVLINGESGTGKELVAHALHRHSPRAASPFIALNMAAIPKDLMESELFGHEKGAFTGAANLRRGRFEQADGGTLFLDEIGDMPADTQTRLLRVLADGEFYRVGGHTPVKVDVRIIAATHQNLETLVHAGKFREDLFHRLNVIRIHIPRLSDRREDIPTLAKHFLGRAAQEMAVEPKLLKSETEEYLKNLPWGGNVRQLENTCRWITVMASGREVHISDLPPELLSLPQDAAPATNWEQALRQWADQALGRGQSSLLDSAVPAFERIMIETALKHTAGRRRDAAVLLGWGRNTLTRKIKELGMKVDGGDDDEGDEG
- the glnL gene encoding nitrogen regulation protein NR(II), producing MTISDALHRLLLDNLTTATILLDAELRLEYMNPAAEMLLAISGQRSHGQFISELFTESTEALNSLRQAVEQAHPFTKREAMLTALTGQTLTVDYAVTPILSNGDTLLLLEVHPRDRLLRITKEEAQLSKQETSKMLVRGLAHEIKNPLGGIRGAAQLLARELPEESLRDYTNVIIEEADRLRNLVDRMLGSNKLPSLAMCNVHEVLERVCHLVEAESQGCITLVRDYDPSIPDVLIDREQMIQAVLNIVRNAMQAISSQNELRLGRISLRTRAMRQFTIGHIRHRLVTKIEIIDNGPGIPSELQDTIFFPMVSGRPDGTGLGLAITQNIISQHQGLIECESHPGHTTFSIFLPLEQGATST
- a CDS encoding DUF4124 domain-containing protein — protein: MKGWLLIACLIAFPAMADVYTYVDAQGNRVFTDQPRTGSAKRVPLATGNRMTANPSNAKPLITAQKTEQQPLFRYDMLRVLVPEPDATIRSSAGELIVSVTSEPGLQKGHRYRLLLDGKPTAEPGPSPVFALSNIDRGSHNLSVEILDEQGRIVERTANQPFHMLRISLAQKRQVTPCTLTDYGQRPECPLKDKPAEEKNPFLKFF
- a CDS encoding DUF4124 domain-containing protein produces the protein MGRGFLLMLLLVALPAAAQIYKYTDASGNTAYSNQPPDGVKAQPVELPPLNSVEHQPARPPASPTATSSSQQPRSAYEVLELTGLPTEEALRANNGTFTVSVLIKPRLQAPHLLRLLLDNQPYGQPSNVPILQLVNIDRGDHSLAVQVIDGNNVVQQSPSVALTVQRVHTP
- the glnA gene encoding glutamate--ammonia ligase, which gives rise to MSKSVQLIKDHDVKWIDLRFTDTKGTQHHVTMPARDALDDAFFEEGKMFDGSSIAGWKGIEASDMILMPDDSTAVLDPFTEDTTLIIVCDVIEPSTMQGYDRDPRAIAKRAEEYLKSTGIGDTVFVGPEPEFFIFDSVKFKSDISGSMFKIYSEQGSWMSDQDIEGGNKGHRPGVKGGYFPVPPFDHDHEIRTSMCNAMEEMGLVIEVHHHEVATAGQNEIGVKFNTLVAKADEVQTLKYCVHNVADAYGRTATFMPKPLYGDNGSGMHVHLSIAKDGKNTFAGEGYAGLSDTALYFIGGIIKHGKALNGFTNPSTNSYKRLVPGFEAPVMLAYSARNRSASIRIPYVSSPRARRIEARFPDPAANPYLAFAALVMAGLDGIQNKIHPGDAADKNLYDLPPEEAKEIPQVCGSLKEALEELDKGRAFLTKGGVFSDDFIDAYIALKSEEEIKVRTFVHPLEYELYYSC